In the genome of Gracilinanus agilis isolate LMUSP501 unplaced genomic scaffold, AgileGrace unplaced_scaffold43039, whole genome shotgun sequence, the window CCTCCTGCCGCAGCTGCCGCAGGGCCCGGGCCAGCCGCtcctccggctccggctccggctccggctccgggGCCGCCACCCCCGGCATCCTGCCTCCCGGCCGGGCCCCTGCCCAGAACTGGCCCGTCTGCCTGGCCAGAGACTATTCTTGTCCCTGCGGGGGAGGGAGGGGGCGGCGCAGGGCCCCTTCCCCCGCCCTTGGCAGGACCCCAAGGGCTTCCCCGGCAGGCTCAGGGAGGCCggctgggagggagagggacaggTGGCCAGCCTGGGCGGCCCCCGGGCACCAAGCGGAGCCCCAGCctcagtgacttgtctaaggtcacacggCCTCCGGACCCTCAGGCCTGGGCTGCCCCAGCCCCGGCACCCAGCTCGCTCCTGGGGGGCCTCCGGCGAGCCGCTCTGGCAGAGGGTATTACCTGACGGGGCCGCCCGGACGGCCGCTCCCTGCTCGTTCTGGGGTCCGGCTGGGCTCCCGGCACGATCTCTGGGGAGCCGATCCGGGGCTCGTGAATAATGAAGGGCCCCGGAGGATCCGGTTCCCGCGGCACCTGCTGCGGAGGCCCTGTGTGCcagccccctcctctcctccccggCCTCTAATCCTAATCCTAATCCTAATCCCATTGGCAGAAATCCGCCTCCTTCCCCCATTGGGGGGCACCCAGGGAAGCCAGAGGCTGCGAGGCCCAGGGGAGGCTCCTTGGGGATAGGCAGCCCCAGTTCCTCGAGCACCCCAAGCAAGGCTTAGCGGAGAGGGCACAGAGCGAGCACCCTTGGAGTGGGGGGCACCGAGGCCGAGGGCGACGGGCTCGCTCGGCTGCTAAAGGGATTTCCTGGTTCCAAGGGCGGGGAGGAAGCGACTGAGGGCCTTCGGAGACCCCTGGTCTTGCCCGCGCTGGGGCGAGAAGCCCTGGGTCCACCTCGCAGCAGACGAGGGGGCGTCTGTCCTCTCCTGGGGGGCCTCTAAAGACGGGGTGCTCACTACCTATCCGGGGAGTTCAGACCACATGGTTGTTGAGATGGGGTCTCTTGGTCTCGCCCCTACACAGGACCCCCCGATGCTGAGCTAGGCCAGCCCAAGGCAGCCTGGCAGACCCCGCTCTCGGGGCTTCCCCAGACTGATGGCAGACCTGGCACTCCCTCACCTACCACCTTAGCCCACTGCCACCCACAGCTCACGGCTGCAGGGGGCCCGACACCCCACTTCATGATGCCCTGGGGCAGCTCTCCGGACGAACTCCAAGCCACGTTGGCCTTTTGGCAACTTCTGCCCTGGAGGCCTGGCTCTGCCCTCTGGGCCGAGCAGAACCAGCCTAACCCCTCTTCCAGGCAATAGCCTGGCATGTCCTAGAACCCGGCTCTTGTGCCCCCCGCCCAGGGGAAATGGAGCCTGGGGTCCCCGCAGAGGGCAgtcagggaggaagggaagatggCTGGGCCGGAGAAGCAGAGCCCTCACCTTGCTGATGCGGCCCACACTGGTGACGTGGGTAGTGCTGCCCACACGGGCGACGGGCACGGGGGTGCTGATGTGGGTGACGGGCACGGGGGTGCTGCCCACACGGGCGACGGTCCTGGGGGTGCTGACATGGCTGACGGGCACGGGGGTGCTGCCCACACGGGCGACGGTCCTGGGGGTGCTGACGTGGCTGACAGGCACGGGGGTGCTGCCCACACGAGTGATGGTCCCGGGGGTGCTGATGTGAGTGATGGTGCCCACGCCGGAGCTGCTGCCACCAAAGTGGATGGGGGTGCCCCTGAGCCCCAGCGTCAGCTCTGTGCAGGGGGGAGATCCAATCGGAATTCAGGACGAAGGAATCCTCCCCCCAGAGGGGCCCCCCAAGCCTGGGCTCTGTGCCTGGGCAAGGCACCCAAAGCCCGAGGGGCCCTCCTGGCCCGGCACCCTCAGGTGGGTGAGATGGAACATCTGCCCTGGGGAAGCGCCATCCCTGACCCCCCTCCCGGGCCCCGGGCTCCTGGCTCTGTGCCCAGGCCGAGGTGGGGCTCGGAGAAGCCGGGCCCAGGCAAAGGCATCCCCGGAGGCTGTGCCTAGCCGGTGCCGGCTGGCAGGGAGATGCCAGGGGAGGGAACCACCGAGAACGAGTGTAAGAACAGCCCGGCCACCCCCTGCCAAGATGCCCCCCGGCCGGGCCGCTCGCCCACCTGCCCTCTGGTTGCCCACCGGGCCCAGCACCCGGCCGCCCACGGGCTGGCCTCGGCCGTCCTTGATCTCGATGGTGAAGGTGGTCTTCATGCTGCCCGGCTCGGCCGGCCTGACGGTGACGGGCAGGGCGCTGGGCTCCTCTGAGCCCGCCGGGGGCCCCCTCTGTCCGTTTTCAAGGGGCCTCCCCCGTGACGCGGCCGGGCTCCGCCCCCCCGGGCCCTCCTCTTTAGGGCGCTCCCGCTCCCTGGCCCCGACTCCCACAATCCGGGGCTCTGGCTGCCAGGAGGAGCTGCGGGAGCCGCCGCCGGGGATGCTGCAGGAGGAGGGAGGGCCCGGCTCTCCTCTCCCGCCGCCTGTGAGTGCCGGGCGCTGCTCGCTGGCCCGGAGGGGGCCCGGGGCTGCCCGATCCCCAGAGCCCGGGAGCCGCCCCCCGGCGCCCAGGGGCCCTCCTCGCGGGCTTGGGCCGGGGGGGATGGGCGCCTCGGACGAGGTGAATTTGCGGACCCGGTCCCGGACGGAGCTGGCcctctggaagggggaagggctGGCAGGGCTGGCCTTGGggagctctgggagggggaggcagAAGGGGGCAGAGGTCAGGGCCAGGCCCAAACACTCCCcgaccctcccctccccttctgagGTCCCCGGGGCTACCTGCAGCCTGAGCCCTGCGGGGGGTGAGCAGCGACAGGGCGCGTTGGCAGGAGCGGGGGCTGGACTGGTGCAGAGAGGGCACTGCCAATGCCAATGCAGCAGAAGGCCGAGCAGGGGGTGGTGCCATGTGCATGCCCAGAAGAGAGGGAAAGCCGTGAGTGGGGGAATGGAGCGGGCCCCGAGCCTCATCCTGGCACCTAGAGCGCCCCTGAGTCTCCCTGCAGCCCCcaacactccccccaccccatctcctcCCTTCTCTGCCAGTCTCTCGGCTCGGCCCCCGACACACTCACACACCGAGCCCCCCTTCCCGCCCCCCAACCCCGCCAAGCTGGGCGCCTTCCTGggtcccctctcctccccctcctgctCCCCTCAGACTTGGGTGCAGATGGAGGGAAGGTCCTTTGTCTCGAGCCAGAGGCCCAGGGTTCGAATCCTCCTCTGCCAGTTAAttgccctgggcctcagtttcccccactgAACAAGGTGGCCTCTGCCTCCTGGGGAGAATGGGGGTGTGGCTCTTCCCCATCATGATCCCTAGCCAAGAAGGGGTTCAGCCTTGAACCCCGGCACCCCTGCCTGCGGGCCCTTCAGTGAGGGGGGCCTCCTCCGGAGGGTCCTGAAACAGCAGGCTCAGGCGGCCTATCTgatccctccattttacagaggaggagaccgAGGCCGGGAGCAGAGCCGAGCCGGCGCAGGGACTCCAGCCTCAGGAGGCCGCCCCGACCGACCGggcctcccccccgcccccccggCCCTCTCCTGTCGGGGGCAGCACGGCCGAGACGTCcgcccagggcccaggagggagtggggggggggagcccGGGGCCAAAGCCTTATTGGGGAGAAGAATGCGCCAAGCCCTGGTTTCCCTTTCAAGGCTGGGAGGCAGGTCTGCCCGGACGGGCCACGGGGCAGCCTGGATAAACAGCCCTGCGTGCCCGGCCCTGACGGCGCGGCTGCCAACGCCGAGGCCTCCCTCCCGGGCACGCGGCAGGGAAAAGGGGGTCACAAGCCGCCCCGGAGCCAACCACACCTCAATGGGAATCGTCCTTTCGGTGCGCTGGCGTCCTCGGCCTCTGCTGACagagaactcactacctcccGAGGCAGCCCCCCTTTTCAGGACGTAATCCCTGACTGCAGCCTAAACCTAAACCCGGCTCTCCGGAGCTTCCCTCCACTGCAACGTGGACTGCCCTCTGCGGCCAAACACGCCAGGGCTGACCCTCTGCGGCCAAGCAGAGCAGGGCTGACCCTCTGCCACAGGCCAGGGCTGACCCTCTGCCACACGCCAGGGCTGACCCTCTCACAAAACAAGAGCGAGCCCAGGACTGCCCTCTTTTCCCTGATGCTCCCAAGCTCGAGGCCCCCCAGCCTAGGGCAGCCGAGGACTGGCCCTAAAGCCCCAACAGCTGGGCCTTTCCCAAGGCCCTTCCCCAGAGCCAGCCGAGGCCCAGCTCCTTACCAGCTTTCTTCCTGTCGGGGCTCCCGGTCACTCTCTCTGCCTCCGGCTCTCTTTGGCTTGGGCCCAGCTGAGGAGAAATGCAGCCTCGGATGGATCCCTTTGAGAGGCCGCCAGCCTTCCTGCTGACCCCACCAAAGGCACAGGGCCACCCCGGGCCAGGCTGCCCAGCCACGCCCAAGGCCACCGAGAAGGGCCCCGGTTCTCTCCCCGCTCTCCTGCCCCGGCCACTCACCTTGCCACTCTGGCCACTGCTGCCTAGATGCTGGCCTGGCACGTGCTCCCTAGGCTGGGCCAGGCAGGGTCCAGGGCTCTGGGGGGCCGGCAGAGGCTGGGGCTCCTCGGGGCTGATGGCCCTGGGGGGACTCCCAGAACCCGGCTCCTCCTCTGGGGAGGACCTGGGGGGCCCTTCACTGGCCTCCTCACCCCCTGCCTCAGCTGGGCGCAGGGCTGGCTCCGGGGACGAAGGTGTGGAAGGTGGGGTGGGCAGGCTGGGGGGCGTCGGGCCCAGAATATCCAGCAGCAGGAGGGTCCCGGCGGCCATGTCTGGGAAAGATGAGAAGTGGGGTACTCCCCAGCCCCCTCTCTGGGGACTTGGAGAGCCCTTGTTGGGCACCCCCCCCTCCTGCCAAGGCCTTACTGTCCAGCTCCAAGCGTGGGGCTTCTTCGGGCCACTGCTCGGCCTGGGCCGGGGGCTGCTCACGCTCGGCCTGCTGT includes:
- the LOC123255310 gene encoding smoothelin-like; translated protein: LTHGWCPTASSHPACPSSSQAQEEEQRAALALLSRKLEAISDVEELTTLLRAAGEYEERKLIRAAIRRVRAQEIEAATLAGRLPSSHEDSEARAARRRARQEAREREQQAEREQPPAQAEQWPEEAPRLELDNMAAGTLLLLDILGPTPPSLPTPPSTPSSPEPALRPAEAGGEEASEGPPRSSPEEEPGSGSPPRAISPEEPQPLPAPQSPGPCLAQPREHVPGQHLGSSGQSGKLGPSQREPEAERVTGSPDRKKAVPSLHQSSPRSCQRALSLLTPRRAQAAELPKASPASPSPFQRASSVRDRVRKFTSSEAPIPPGPSPRGGPLGAGGRLPGSGDRAAPGPLRASEQRPALTGGGRGEPGPPSSCSIPGGGSRSSSWQPEPRIVGVGARERERPKEEGPGGRSPAASRGRPLENGQRGPPAGSEEPSALPVTVRPAEPGSMKTTFTIEIKDGRGQPVGGRVLGPVGNQRAELTLGLRGTPIHFGGSSSGVGTITHISTPGTITRVGSTPVPVSHVSTPRTVARVGSTPVPVSHVSTPRTVARVGSTPVPVTHISTPVPVARVGSTTHVTSVGRISK